One segment of Acidianus sp. HS-5 DNA contains the following:
- a CDS encoding MFS transporter, with translation MKSYIHATLSSSLAWAGNIYDLLLITYVYGALEKAFNLNYFEISILFSLGLIGRVIGGMVFGKYADTMGRKPVLMIGTGGYALFQGLMVFSPTVILLFIFRLIEGVFMGAEWTAGTVIAYEQAPRSLKGFVTGIVQAGYGIGYSLTGITYLIFMANIINDWRLFLLTGALPLLLLPYIQFKVKDMREGSSKISIRYKEYMGVLLKATLGMSGMFTAYFAVFGNYTVVAEVDHLPGYVLGILMTIANIVLAISFILFGRLADRYNKKRLIYIGLIGLMIGLPFAVPVIYALINTVSMSFGVIVFAFFTGFWPLMPLLLADAVPAEVRGFLSGFAYNAGGFVGGIADIIIGLLTLMYGVTTISKWVDGFGFASILLVLISVITWPKSGAKARVIMVEQ, from the coding sequence ATGAAATCTTATATTCACGCTACATTATCATCTTCGTTAGCTTGGGCAGGTAATATATACGATTTATTATTAATTACATACGTTTATGGCGCACTTGAGAAGGCATTTAACTTAAATTACTTTGAGATTTCGATACTTTTCTCCTTAGGTCTCATAGGGAGAGTAATAGGAGGAATGGTTTTTGGAAAATATGCTGACACAATGGGAAGGAAACCAGTGTTAATGATAGGAACTGGAGGTTATGCTTTATTCCAAGGTTTAATGGTATTTTCTCCTACTGTTATTCTCTTATTTATATTCAGATTAATCGAAGGAGTCTTCATGGGTGCAGAATGGACTGCAGGAACTGTAATAGCCTACGAGCAGGCTCCGAGATCATTAAAAGGATTTGTCACTGGAATAGTTCAAGCAGGTTATGGAATAGGATATTCCTTAACTGGAATAACTTACTTGATATTCATGGCAAACATTATCAATGATTGGAGATTATTCCTTTTAACTGGAGCATTACCGCTCCTCTTGTTACCTTACATTCAATTTAAAGTGAAGGACATGAGAGAAGGTTCCAGTAAGATATCTATAAGGTATAAAGAATACATGGGAGTTCTACTTAAGGCTACATTAGGAATGTCGGGTATGTTTACTGCATATTTTGCAGTTTTTGGAAACTATACTGTAGTTGCTGAAGTTGACCATCTTCCTGGTTACGTTTTAGGGATACTAATGACAATAGCTAATATAGTTTTAGCAATATCCTTCATTCTCTTCGGAAGGCTTGCTGATAGGTACAATAAGAAGAGACTAATTTACATAGGGCTAATAGGACTAATGATAGGGCTTCCTTTTGCCGTTCCAGTAATTTATGCATTAATAAATACAGTGAGCATGTCTTTTGGCGTGATAGTCTTTGCATTCTTTACCGGTTTCTGGCCTTTAATGCCATTATTATTAGCTGACGCAGTTCCTGCAGAAGTTAGAGGATTCCTTTCAGGTTTTGCGTATAATGCTGGAGGTTTTGTAGGGGGAATTGCTGACATTATAATAGGGCTACTTACATTAATGTACGGAGTTACAACAATATCTAAATGGGTAGACGGTTTCGGATTTGCTTCCATACTTTTAGTCTTGATAAGCGTAATAACTTGGCCAAAGAGCGGAGCAAAAGCAAGAGTAATAATGGTAGAACAATAA